Proteins encoded together in one Astyanax mexicanus isolate ESR-SI-001 chromosome 10, AstMex3_surface, whole genome shotgun sequence window:
- the asah1a gene encoding N-acylsphingosine amidohydrolase (acid ceramidase) 1a yields MLSVGLLCVSGFSMKVRLREEMLLLNLQHSLFIFTTFCSLLMCGCAEECSSSMYPPKGPTFKGNVTWYTVNLDLPPSERWTHVIKEKKAELVTMIQAIKRFAGNFFHGKLIDVVDKELPLIVDTLPPPFSQEIKGIAAVSGIPLGEVVLYNIFYEVFTVCTSVVAEDLKGNLYHARNMDFGLFMGWDIKNQTWTLTEKLKPLVVNVDFQRKSRTVFKSTGFAGYVGVLTGIRPKEFTLTMNERFDVDGGYIGILEWILGKRDGMWMSFLTRRVLENATSYKDAQTQLALTKLLAPAYFILGGNQTNQGCVITRTRINTLDIWEIDLRLNRWYVLETNYDHWEQPFFLDDRRTPAMKCMNKTTRANISLQTIYDVLSTKPVLNKLTTYTSLMEVSTGKLESYIRACPNPCTPW; encoded by the exons ATGCTTTCGGTTGGGCTCCTGTGTGTTTCTGGGTTTAGTATGAAAGTCAGGCTAAGAGAAGAGATGCTGCTGTTAAATCTTCAGCACAGTTTATTCATATTCACCACTTTTTGCTCACTCCTCATGTGTGGG TGTGCTGAGgagtgcagcagcagcatgtaCCCTCCCAAAGGCCCAAC GTTTAAAGGTAATGTAACCTGgtacactgtaaacctggatTTACCCCCCAGTGAGAGGTGGACTCATGTGATTAAGGAGAAGAAAGCTGAA ctggtTACGATGATACAGGCAATAAAAAGGTTTGCAGGTAACTTTTTCCATGGAAAATTGATTGATGTAGTGGATAAGGAGCTG CCGTTGATTGTGGACACACTCCCTCCCCCGTTCAGTCAGGAAATTAAAGGAATCGCTGCTGTCTCTGGTATTCCTTTAG gagaggTTGTGCTGTATAATATCTTCTATGAAGTTTTCACCGTGTGCACATCAGTAGTCGCGGAGGATCTAAAAG GCAATTTATACCATGCTCGGAATATGGACTTTGGATTGTTCATGGG GTGGGATATCAAAAATCAAACTTGGACCCTGACGGAAAAGCTTAAACCGCTGGTGGTGAACGTAGACTTTCAGCGGAAGAGCAGAACAGTGTTTAAGTCGACCGGTTTTGCAGGATATGTGGGCGTTCTCACTGGAATTAGACCT AAAGAGTTCACACTGACGATGAACGAGCGCTTCGATGTTGATGGAGGATACATAG GCATCCTGGAATGGATTCTTGGTAAGAGGGATGGAATGTGGATGAGCTTCCTCACTCGCAGAGTTCTGGAAAATGCAACCAG TTATAAAGATGCTCAGACCCAGCTTGCCCTGACCAAACTGCTGGCCCCTGCCTACTTCATCTTAGGTGGAAACCAGACAAATCAGGGTTGTGTGATAACTAGAACCAGGATCAACACACTGGACATCTGGGA GATTGATTTGAGGCTTAACAGGTGGTATGTGCTTGAAACGAACTATGATCACTGGGAACAGCCGTTCTTCCTGGACGATCGGCGAACTCCAGCTATGAAGTGTATGAATAAAACCACACGAGCG AATATCAGCTTGCAGACGATATATGATGTTCTTTCAACCAAACCAGTTCTAAACAAG CTGACCACCTATACATCACTAATGGAAGTTTCAACTGGTAAACTGGAGTCGTATATCAGGGCCTGTCCGAATCCCTGTACCCCCTGGTGA
- the fgl1 gene encoding fibrinogen-like protein 1, with amino-acid sequence MESFKMLHFLVIWIVLDLDLTNSAPDECPLERERLQAQLKSLEVRAVKQQEMIQRLTNLSMQKQNPVNESIFFDLGERQYTDCAQVFSNGNKASGFYLIKPMSSPAQIRVYCDMTEGGGWTVLQRRTDGSQSFDRDWKDYKVGFGDLKSASGEFWIGNDNLHYLTSQGENILRINLEDFEGSHRFAVYGKFKVDGEENHYQLQIGRYTGNAGDALSGNYNPGAQSWASHHGMKFSTRDKDNDHYDRNCAREDKAGWWFNKCHTANLNGIYYKGPYSAVTDNGIVWYPWHGWWYSLKSVEMKIRPAGFELNED; translated from the exons ATGGAATCTTTTAAAATGCTGCATTTTCTTGTAATTTGGATTGTTCTGGATTTGGACTTGACTAACTCT GCACCTGATGAGTGTcctctggagagagagaggctcCAGGCTCAGTTAAAGTCTCTGGAGGTTCGAGCTGTGAAGCAGCAGGAGATGATCCAGCGTTTAACGAACCTCTCCATGCAGAAACAGAACCCTGTTAATGAAAGCATCTTCTTCGATCTGGGAGAAAGACAGTATACAG ACTGTGCTCAGGTTTTCAGTAATGGAAATAAAGCCAGTGGATTTTACCTGATTAAACCTATGAGTAGTCCAGCACAGATCAGGGTTTACTGTGATATGACGGAGGGGGGTGGATGGACTGTCCTGCAGAGACGTACTGATGGCAGCCAGTCTTTTGACAG AGACTGGAAGGATTACAAGGTTGGATTTGGTGATCTGAAGTCTGCGAGTGGAGAGTTCTGGATAGGGAATGACAATTTACATTATTTAACTTCTCAAG GTGAGAATATCTTGAGAATCAATTTGGAGGACTTTGAGGGCAGCCATCGCTTTGCTGTGTACGGAAAATTCAAAGTTGACGGTGAAGAG AATCATTATCAGCTGCAGATTGGTAGATACACAGGAAATGCAGGAGATGCTCTCTCAGGCAACTACAACCCTGGTGCACAGTCGTGGGCAAGTCACCATGGGATGAAATTCAGCACACGGGATAAAGATAATGACCATTACGATCGCAACTGTGCTCGCGAGGATAAGGCCGGCTGGTGGTTCAACAA ATGTCACACTGCCAATTTGAATGGGATCTACTATAAGGGTCCGTACAGTGCAGTCACTGATAATGGGATAGTGTGGTACCCATGGCACGGCTGGTGGTACTCCCTCAAGTCTGTGGAGATGAAGATCAGACCAGCTGGCTTTGAACTCAATGAAGACTAA